TCCAATAGATATGATTTCTCCAAGTGAAAAGAAGTACGAGTTGAATGAACATTCACCCATTTAAGAACCTTCAATACAGGAGCAATGATCTTGACCTTGGTGTGATCTGAGAAATCTTCAAAGCAATTTTTTACCTTCAATCTCTCTAAGTTTAATCCATAGATATCCAATTCATTAAGGTCACAACAATTCTTTATGATAAAATCTTTCAACCCACTACATCTCAAGGTAAGTTCTTGCACACGGAAACACCATTCCATTCTCAACTTTTTCAGACACGGAAATAAGGTATCTGTGAATACGTGCTTATCAtggaaaagaagaaggaaagaTACCTGATGTAGGATCATTGTATGGAGAAATTTGAATTCTCTCTTCATCAACGACGGTATAATAAGGCGATCAAAGTGTAAAAACAtgatatttaactttaaaactCTCACACGTCTGATGATGCTCCACGGGATATTGAAGTAATGTGTGTCTTGTACCCTCACGTCTAGCTCTTCAATATCAATGAATTTGGGGTATTTCATTATGAAGTTGAAGGCCATGCAACTCAATTGAGAAGATTTCAATTTTAGGGTTCTGATAGTAAAGCTGTTGTCGCGGAGTGATAGAGTGTTGGTGAGGAAATTGATGTCTCTATCATTGGCCATAAAATTGAAAGGAGGCGGAGAAACATGGATGGTTGTGAAATCGAGGTCGGGGATTGAAGAAAAAACGTTCTTCCAACGGTGTGAAAGGATCATAGTTTGTGCGGCGGTTCTAATGGGTATAAATCGAAGAATATTGTGGATGATGTGGTCTGGAAGCTCGCTGATTCGATCCTCTTTGTCTTTGTTAGGGTTCATCGTCAACATAAGCATCTTCATTTTGGAAGATAATGATTTCATGATTGAGTGATTATTGATCGATTGATGAAGAGTGATTGAAacccttaaaaaaaattagggttaATAGCTTCTGTGCTGCCGCCTTTGCAATTcgcctatattatttatttaaaaccacTACCAAACCTATATAGACTCTTATACTATCAAAGTATTTTCATATATCCCCTCTTAAAaggatttattaaaaaaaaattgcattacAATATTTAACTAAAACATATAGGGATAAGTacattaatgttttattaatacCTTATAGGCTTATGCATTActtaaaatttcggtatgcaaaaaatgcatacttttatcttaccttaatttcggtatatcttgatttcgatataccttaattttggtatacaaaaaattaatacatttaccttattttaatttcggtataacttaatttagatattttacttttgatacctaaaaccatattaacttaaaaaaaaatcaatcttatCGGTAAAGTAGAGAGACATATAtggaataatattttagtatagttatattttgatattattcaaaaattatatttctataattaaattaatattaaatttatttaattattttcttataagtattatatatatatatatatatatatatatatatatatatatatatatatatatatattataaatactatttcggtatggTATAAGGGTATATCTCAAtgtaccaaaattttaaaaatctcatatcttTACCGTATTAATCGGTATCATACTTACTTTTTTccgtataccttaaaaatcaatattttcaatatattatggtacggtattttcgatatacctttaatatcgttATTTTTTTCCACCCTGAAAACATATGTACTGCCctacaaaattcaaaatattattaaaatatttttttgagaaatgattaggtgagggaatttggtgagagaatgacttaGTATAGTCTTATTcgctaaaaaatcaaataatttctctcttttctctctttcctcccacttttacaatTTTCAGCCAATGAAATACAAGTCATTCcttcaccaaattctctctctatcactcctctattttttttaatattaataagttatttgagtaaatatgaaaaataaaattttatataattatttttttaaatattttatcaaatattaaaaattgaaatttaagcCGAACAAaacaaagaataatattaaaatatgattataggAAAATAAGAAACTTCTCAACTAACTCCacataaaaatacaaatttatatatttaaaatatttgagtaaggaggttaattttaaattctacaaatttaaaattttatattctctCATCCTTTTctactaaattttttattttatcatataaatatacagtatattatttttaattattaatatttacataataatatttttatattctatattaatatatatatatatataatttttgtaagatatatgatataaagttaatatataatttgtgtaGGTATATGATATAAAATTTAGGATATAAAGTTTAAGGTTTAGAGTTTAGTATTGAAGgtactttaattattaatatttataaataataatattattagtttttttatatgaatatatatttatataattagtttaaggtatataatttagggtttaagaattattaatatttataaataataatattattagtttttttatatgaatatatatttatataattagtttaaggtatataatttagggtttaaggtatAATGTTTaagattaagaatatttatagtAAGATTAGTGATTAATTTAGGTTTACATAAggaaaaaattagtaaaatttagaaattaaatagGAAAACTAATaaagattaataaaatttagaattaaaaattaaaaataaataaattaataagtcgAGAAGAGGAAagataagattttaaatttgcATAACTTTGCAGCCACAGATTCGCTATAAAATATTTTCGTACATGAATAAATATAGTTAATAagtaaagaaattataattagggtttaaggtttgttAGGCTAATGTTTCATTAAGTGGAATGGGCCAAGGCCCAAGTATTTACAAATATGGTCCTAACATTATCAATaacttgtattttattttattttttttgtatttagttttaatttttatcattttcataattttgtatCCAAAAGGACAATTAAATCATCCCTAacaataaaatagttaaaatgaaTCTTGACTTTTCTCCATATCATTGACTGCTCCAAGTTTTTGGGCTGTCCtagttataataaaacaaaCCAAAAATCAAATTCCCTTTTCATGATTTAATTCTTCATATCATAcaatcaattttatttgttttaacattagaaagaaaaggaaaaaaaaaaattctcaaaggGTAAGTGGTATACTAAACTCGGAGCTTGTATCATGtttagtttttttgttttattttatttttattcaaaattaatttattcaactaaaattctcttattttatttttataaaagactcatttgataatatttcttaaaattgtATCTTGGTTGAGATAGAATTTGactgaaaaaattatttggaaacaattttatataaataatatagatttataaatgctgatttaaattataattaatcttatataaataaacttcattacatttaaaagaaagaaaaaaagtgttTATAAGGCCTTTCAAGTGTTggatatttatatatgaaaaataattctaaaaaattctATATCGATATTTTATTATCCGAAAGAATTTCCATTAAAAAAAAGGTGGGTCGGTGGAATATGAATCCCAGTTAGACATTCTAGTTAAGAAGAAAAACATGCAAGGCGTCGCAAGGttattactcttttatatatatatatatatatatatatataaggagtgatagagtgagggaatttggtgagggaatgactttgCATCacattcattggttggaaaatgtaaaagtggaaggaaagagataaaagagatgatttttttagcgaataagattatgccaagtcattccctcaccaaattctcttaccaatttccctcacctaatcatttcactatatatatatatatatatatatatatatatatatatatatatatatatatatatatatatatatatagcttaattgaattattctatttcaacttttttattaaatttgatctTAAATTGAGTACAGCTGAATCATTTGGGTAAAACATACTCCAATAGAACCAACAATGGAAAATTTAAGCAAACATCAGTCTAACCCTGGATCACCAACCttatgtatttaatataaataaatgtgaaataaaacaatagttaattatttaatgttaaagaTATTAGcaggaaaaaaatgaaatgatagTTTATTGAAATACAAACTTAGCTTTAGAAGATGTCGGAGAACATTTCATTAAAGCACTCAATCAATTTTCGACGATCCATTCCCATTTTAGTATTTAATCCAACGCATAAAACCATTTCTTCAATAACTTTTCCATTATTTAGTAAGAACTTTGCAAGACTAATATTGTTTTCACATGATACTAAAAAACCATCCAACTTAACTATCCTTATATGATTAAGAAAAGAACGCATTTTCGAAAGTTGTTCTTCTCAGTATTTATCGTCGGTCCTTTCTTCccgttgatataatttcaactaGTCAATTCCAAAACACATACAAAATAAAGTATTGCGCTATTTTAAAAAAGCAAATTAAATAATGAGTTGTTTTAgattaataaatagataattgaGTGAGAACATTATTCACCTGTCTTTCAACCCATTTAATATACGTTTTGTTGATTGTGATGACAAGTATATGTAGGTTGGGAGAGTTTTTGAATAGTCTAGCAATAGCTGAAAGGTTGTTGTAGCTATTCAGTGAGAATATTCTATGGTAATTTCGAGAATTCTCAAgttctcaaatttattttctaaaatgacGACATCATTTAACGAGAAAATATgtcaaacaaacaataaaattaaaaacattcaaattacATTATTAGTAAGTGTAAGACAATAGttaatgttaattagttatcATAAAGTAGTGTACTTTACCTCAATAGATtcataattaaactttaaaaactTGGCATTAGATAAAGCCGTCATCATGTCGTGTATATTTTCTGGTGGTATAATGTCATCACTGGTTAAGTTGTCAAATATTAAACCAATGACGACATTCTCCAAGAGATGTGATTTCTCCAAGAAAAAAGAATTACTAGTTAAATGAACATTCTCCCATTTAAGAACCTTCATTATATATAGGAGCAATGATTTTGACCTTGTTGTTATCACTATCATCACCCTAATTTAAAAACCAACGTTTATGTCAGATTAACCTAcctaattatgtaaaaaaaaacggatttaatattaacaaattaattgtgTGACCACccaaacttataaaatatgtgtatattttttaaaagtaagtTTCTAGAAAGACATTTATGTAGCTTCcaagaataatataattaaaaacattcaaatctatatatatatataatgatgcttaatttttaaagtgtccggattgccgagtcaaaaactgtagttaatttgaatatatgtgagagtaaatggatatttgagtcggattgtaggttgacccgtccatcaacatttttattgtaatatttttttctcgatttttatattattactcgtgcaaatgcataggatacatgctagttacaataataacataaaagtCTACATGCATCTTCAAACTTCAAACGAAgaacatgaaaataattaaccaaACACCAATCTAACCCTAGATAATCAactttatgtataatttttaacattcaatatattttttatcaataaggTAAGAATATGCATTAATGTCaataaatgtgaaataaaatcattattattttttaaggttAAAGATGTTAAATCAAAAAAAACgaaatgataatttattgaaataCTAGCTTAGCTTTAGAAGATGCCGAAGAACATTCCATTAAATCAGACTTCATCAATTTGTGACGAGCCAATCCTATTAGAGTATTTAATCCGATGCACAAAACCATTTCTTCGAGAACTTTTCCATTCTTTAGTAAAAACTTTGCAAGACTAATATTGTCTTCATAAGATTCAAAAATCACGTCCAACTTAACCTTCCTTATATGATTAAGAAAAGAATGCATTTCCAAAAGTTGTTCTTCCCAATATTTATCGTTGTTTAAGTCATTCATCTGTTAATACAATTTCAACTAATCAATTCTAAAACACATAAAAAAGTATTGAGCTATTTTGGAAAGTAATGAGAGTTACtttagattaataaataaataatttagtggCGAAAACAATACTAGAACAATACTCACCTGACACTTATGCCAtcccatatatattatatcaattgtGATGACAAGTGTATCTAGGTAAGGAGAGTTTTTTAATAGTGTAGCAATAGCTGAAAAGTTGTTGTAGCCATTCAAGCGAGAATATTCTAGGGTAATTTCGAGAGTTCTTAAgttctcaaatttattttttaaaataaatttatttaatgagaaaacctgtcaaacaaacaataaaatttttaaaaaatcaaattacattGTTTGTAAGACAAGAGTCAATTGATTATTGTAGAGTAGTGTACATACCTCAATAGATgcataattaaactttaaaaaccTAGCATGAGATAAACCATTCATCATATTGCACAATTCTTGTGCATCTTTGGGTGGTATAAGGAtggttttatataataaaccaaTGATAACCTTCTCCAATAGATATGATTTCTCCAAGAGAAAAGAAGTAAGAGTTGAATGAACATTCACCCATTTAAGAACCTTCATTACAGGAGCAATGATCTTGACCTTAGTGTGATCGGAGATATATTTAAAGCAATTTTCTACCTTCAATCTCTCTAAGTTTAATCCATAGATATCCAATTCATTAAGGTCACAACAATTCTTTATGACCAAATCTTTCAACCCACTACATCTTAAGGTAAGTTTTTTCACACTGAAACACCATTCCATTCTCAACTTCTTCAAACACGGAAACAAGGTATCTGTGAATACGTGATTATCAtggaaaagaagaaggaaagaTACCTTGTGTAGGGTCATTGTGTGGAGAAATTTGAATTCTCTCTTCATCAATGACGGTTTAATAACGCGATcaaagtttaaaaacatgatatttaactttaaaactCTCACACGTCTGATGATGCTCCACGGGATATTGAAGTAATGTGTGTCATGTACCCTCACGTCTAGCTCTTCAATATCAATGAATTTGGGGTATATCATTATGAATTTGAAGGCCATGCAACTCAATTGAGAAGATATCAATTTTAGGGTTCTGATAGTAAAGTTGTTGTTGCGGAGAGATAGTGTGTTGGTGAGGAAATTGATGTCTCTATCATTGACCATCTCGTCAAATTCAATCATATAATGAGATGAGAAATCCAAAGGAGGCGGAGAAGCAAGGATGGTTGTGAAATCGAGGTCGGGAATGGAAGAAAAAACGTTCTTCCAACGGTGTGAAAGGATCATAGTTTGTGCGGCGGTTCTAATGGGTATAAATCGAAGAATATTGTGGATGATGTGGTCTGGAAGCCCGCTGATTCGATCCTCTTTGTCTTCGTTAGGGTTCATCGTCATCCTAAGAATCTTCCTTTTGGAAGATATTGATTTCATGATTGAAGAGTGATTGAAACCTTTACAAAGAATTAGGGTTTATAGCTTCTGCCGCCCTGCAAATACGCCTTATAAATTATTCCTTTCAAACCTATATAAACCCTTATACTATCAAAGTATTTTCATATCGCCCCTTATGAAAAggatgttattaaaaaaaaaaaattgtttaaattgcATTACAATATTTAACTAAAACATATATACtgcattaaaaatttcaaaatattattaaaatgtgttttttttaatattaataatttatttgattaaatatgaaaaataaattttaattttttttaaatatttcatcaaatattaaaaaattaaaatttaagacgaacaaaataaagaatgatattaaaatatgaaagagaggaaaataagaaaattttcaacTAACTCCAcatacaaaaatacaaatttatatattaaaatatttgagtaaGAATAGGTAACACTAATTTGGAGCCACATCTTTCTCCCTGatctcttcaatttttttatttacaaattttttattttattatataaatatatattatttttaattattaatatttattcataataatatttttttttatattttatattaatatatatatatatatattaatataattttttagtttatctAATTTAGAGTTTAAGGTATAAAGTTTAGAGgtatttaagatatttttaaattattaatatttataaataataatattattatttttttgtatgaatatatatttatataattagtttatggCATGTGATTTAGagtttaagttaaataatatttatagccAAGATTAGTGATTAATTTAGGTGTATagaaggaaaaaaattaataaaatttagaaattaaatagGAAAACTAATaaagattaataaaatttatgttctaaaaaaaataaattaagaaagaggagtgatagagagaggaaatttagtgagggaatgacttggcatcaccttcatttggaaaatgtaaaaagtgggaggaaataaagaaaataaagaaattatttgatttttttcattctttcacTAAATTCTCTTacttaatcatttctcattaaTAAATCATAAGGAGAGAAAAAGGGAagataagattttaaatttgcGACCCGCGTCTTactcataataaaaataaaaataataataaaaaagaaatttggcaagtttataagtataaataaaatattttcgtAATAAGTAATTATGATATTgcttaaaaagaaattataattaaggtttaatGTTTGTTAGGCTAATGTTTCATTAGGTGGAATGGGCCAAGGCCCAAGTGTTTACAAATATGGCCCTAACATTATcaataacttatatttatttatttttgtatttcaaCTGTTagattagttttaatttttatcattttcataattttttggtAGTTTTCCCGAAGGACAATTAAATCATCcctaataataaaatgaatctTGACTTTTCTCCATATAATGACTACTCTTTGGGCTGTCCtagttataataaaacaaactaaaaatcAAATTCCCTCTTCATGATTTAATTCTTCATATTATaccatcaattttatttattttagctAAGGTAGGTTCTTAcggtatatattttaatattttatctatattttatattttacctaaAATTTTGGTATGCAAAAAAATGTATACATTTACTTTACCTTGATTTTGGTATACTTTGTTTCgataatttcggtatacaaaaattcatacatttatcttaccttaatttcggtataccttatcTTATTTTCGGTACGATATcagtattatacctttgatacctaaaatctatattaattttaaaaaaaaaatttaatcccatcggtaaggtagagattgcatatattgaataatatttccgtataattatatttggatattattcaaatattatatttctataattaaattaatttcaaatctatttaattatttccttatattatatatatatttatatatatatatatatatatatatatattaacttataaatactattggGATATTTcagtatatctcgatataccaaaattttaaaaatttcatactTTTACCGTATCAATAattacggtatcggtatcataccttacctttttttcggtatacgtcgatattttcgatatattatagtgcggtattttcgatatactttTAATATCGATAATTTTCTCACTCCAGTCACTCCAGTTTTAACTttagaaagaaataataattctcaaaggTAAGTGGTATACTAAACTTGGAGCTTGTATCatgtttagttttatttattattattaagtttgaTGAGGGTTGGTTTTTAGCCTAACAAGCTAATttccattaaaataaaaaaaaagtgggTCGGTGGAGTATGAATCCTAGTTAGCTTGATTCTTTAAACATGTTTTCTTTCTTCCACCATAAATTCATTGCCTATCCCTTAAGTTTACTCTACTATTAATAATACATCCATTCACATTCATTTGCTACAGTATACTATTATCAATTCATTTCATTGAATTAATTTGTAACACACAATCATAAACAAAGATGTTGAATTGGGGGCCAGTATTGGTGGCAGTTATACTCTTCATCCTCTTAACTCCGGGACTGTTGTTTCAGGTGCCGGGAACTACCAAATGCGTCGAGTTTGGCAATTTCAAGACAAGCGGCGCATCGATATTGGTCCATACTTTGCTCTTCTTTTCCCTTGTTTGCATATTTCTTCTAGCCGTCAAAGTTCATGTTTATGCCGGCTAGTTATTGTCGGGGAATTGATCGATCTTTTGAAAGGTATCATGGTTTGTTTTGTTGTTAGAATGTTTTCGTAATGGATTGaagctaaaaataaaaaatgaaatagttgtATGTGTTTTTCAAGATCTTATTCAATAAGAGTGAATACAAACAAGGAGGAGATTTcctcttcttttttttgttcttttgcAAATGAAGGGAAACACAAGAGGAGCTATACATCAAATATTATATCCCACCATATGTTTCAATaataatttccaaaaaaaaaatatatattactgcTACTACTTCCGTTTTCTTTTCATGTACGCACGACGCAACTCGAGAGTCCTGCTGAAACACGAGGTAGGTCGTGATTACGGTCCAGAACCATTCACGAGAACTTCCAAGCTGCAAATTGAGCAAGGTCCAAACCCAACTCACAATAGCTTCCAAGCTACAAATCGAGcaattaatcaaatttagatatattagaTTAGATTGAAAgaactaaaattaaacaaattaaccGTTTCATTTCTATCAATCAAGTTCAATTCTTACTCAAAACACCTTAAATTGAAGTATGACGAGAAGTAATTATAAAGAATATAATTATAGAAACGCATATTAAAGAACACCCATGAATCAAGTTCGATTTTACTAAGAACACCTTCAATTGAAGTGCGACGAAGAGTAATTAGAGAGAATATTGACTTTAATTCTCACAAAAAAAACGCATTAAATTGAAGTGAAGACAAAATTTTATCGTACTAACTTGCTAATTTCGACTTAAAAACATTCAAAACACATACACATTCTTATGTATACATTGTTACCTAAATATTGcctatttacaaaattatttacaactAAACAAATTGTAGCAAGTTATTATCAAAAGTCAACCCAAAAATTGATCCGATTAAACTCATAATTCAGTTGCAGAGCACAATAACTCGATTCTATGACGGTCTTCCGAGATGGAATTgaactcgtgacattttgaCCTCTATGCGGtcataaatatgaatattaaagaCTACAGATTGAAAAGAACACAATTGAATCATTTGAATGGTGATCAAAGTAATAATCTTGCCAAATAAGAATCACTTTGATTTGAATCATGATTATGAAATAGATCAACAATTTCCATATAGACCCAACAAGTAACTATAACTGATCAACAACTAAATGAAtcaaaaaacaagaaaacagAATTAGGGTTTCATAATCGAAAACAGAGGAGGCATGATTATGATTAGGGTTTACTTTACCAGGAACATCTTTAGTCGAAGACGAAGGAGGATCAGTGATAGTGTGACAAAAAATAGCCCTTCCAAGCATTGAAAAAGTAGAAACAACTCCAACAAGatataaaaacataatcaaTCCGATCACCCAAGGCATCAAAAGGAAACCAATGAAAAACGTAATCGACCCACATAACATCAAGGCCAAAGACATTCCAAGCATCATAGACGCGAACCCAGCGGGGGAAATCGGGGGTAACGTTGGTGGAGGTCTTCTAACGATCTGGCGATGATCCGATAAAGAGATCGTTGTTGGAGGATATCGTAGAAGGTTTAGGATGAGATTTGATAGATCGTAGAAGATCTTTGATTGGTGATCCTGTTGCATTGTCATGATCAAGTTTTGGGTTTGTAATCTTGAAAATGGATGATTTCTGAACGTAGAAAGAGAAAACGGGTAGCAGCAGAAATTGGAAGATTTTGGATTGGAgtcaaaggaagaagaagatggattTATAttcaccaaaaataaaaataaaaaaagaaaaaagaaaaaagaaaaaagaagaaaaaaagaaaaaagaaaaaaaggaaaataatgcATTATCTATTGGGGGGTCAAAGCCAAAGAGGGTGGGGATGGGACGTGACGTGGAATCCTCTCTCCCTCTTATCTAATCAAGATTCAAGATTATCATTATGTAATAAGGTCCCACCATTTttaaactataatatttttattttattttattttagaaaaataaaagattta
This is a stretch of genomic DNA from Impatiens glandulifera chromosome 4, dImpGla2.1, whole genome shotgun sequence. It encodes these proteins:
- the LOC124934705 gene encoding putative F-box/FBD/LRR-repeat protein At4g03220, translated to MKMLMLTMNPNKDKEDRISELPDHIIHNILRFIPIRTAAQTMILSHRWKNVFSSIPDLDFTTIHVSPPPFNFMANDRDINFLTNTLSLRDNSFTIRTLKLKSSQLSCMAFNFIMKYPKFIDIEELDVRVQDTHYFNIPWSIIRRVRVLKLNIMFLHFDRLIIPSLMKREFKFLHTMILHQVSFLLLFHDKHVFTDTLFPCLKKLRMEWCFRVQELTLRCSGLKDFIIKNCCDLNELDIYGLNLERLKVKNCFEDFSDHTKVKIIAPVLKVLKWVNVHSTRTSFHLEKSYLLEKVIISLLYKANLIPPKHVQELSNMMNALSHARFLKFNYASIEVFSLNEFILENKFENLRTLEITLEYSDLNGYNNFLVIATLLKNSPYLDTLGITIDRIYTGCHKCQMNDLNNDKYWEEQLPEMHSFLNHIRKVKLDVIFESYEDNISLAKFLLKNGKVLEQMVLCIELNTLLELARYKLMMSDLMKCSWASSKAKKRAVFSTSLLVSVTVIEKPVTDKASVKTFGEGYL
- the LOC124934706 gene encoding putative F-box/FBD/LRR-repeat protein At4g03220 produces the protein MTMNPNEDKEDRISGLPDHIIHNILRFIPIRTAAQTMILSHRWKNVFSSIPDLDFTTILASPPPLDFSSHYMIEFDEMVNDRDINFLTNTLSLRNNNFTIRTLKLISSQLSCMAFKFIMIYPKFIDIEELDVRVHDTHYFNIPWSIIRRVRVLKLNIMFLNFDRVIKPSLMKREFKFLHTMTLHKVSFLLLFHDNHVFTDTLFPCLKKLRMEWCFSVKKLTLRCSGLKDLVIKNCCDLNELDIYGLNLERLKVENCFKYISDHTKVKIIAPVMKVLKWVNVHSTLTSFLLEKSYLLEKVIIGLLYKTILIPPKDAQELCNMMNGLSHARFLKFNYASIEMNDLNNDKYWEEQLLEMHSFLNHIRKVKLDVIFESYEDNISLAKFLLKNGKVLEEMVLCIGLNTLIGLARHKLMKSDLMECSSASSKAKLVFQ
- the LOC124936052 gene encoding uncharacterized protein LOC124936052, which produces MLNWGPVLVAVILFILLTPGLLFQVPGTTKCVEFGNFKTSGASILVHTLLFFSLVCIFLLAVKVHVYAG
- the LOC124936051 gene encoding uncharacterized protein LOC124936051; translated protein: MTMQQDHQSKIFYDLSNLILNLLRYPPTTISLSDHRQIVRRPPPTLPPISPAGFASMMLGMSLALMLCGSITFFIGFLLMPWVIGLIMFLYLVGVVSTFSMLGRAIFCHTITDPPSSSTKDVPAWKLL